One Helianthus annuus cultivar XRQ/B chromosome 12, HanXRQr2.0-SUNRISE, whole genome shotgun sequence genomic region harbors:
- the LOC110892601 gene encoding uncharacterized mitochondrial protein AtMg00810-like, which yields MAYLLIYVDIILTTSHDTLRATLIRLLAAEFDMKDLGPLSHFLGINVTRKHNTMFLSHQSYALEIIDRAGMSSCKSVATLVDKNLNLVLLQGTPSFGLSLGTFSDLSLRAYADADWAGCPDTRRSTSGYCVYLGSNLLSWSSKRQAVVSRSRVKAEYRGVANVVAELCSIWNLLLELRRPLRKASVVYCGNISAVYLSGNPVHVTPF from the exons ATggcttatttacttatttatgttgATATTATTCTTACAACATCACATGATACACTACGAGCTACTCTCATACGTCTACTGGCAGCCGAATTTGATATGAAAGATCTTGGACCATTGAGTCATTTTTTGGGGATTAATGTAACACGAAAGCACAATACTATGTTTTTGTCACATCAATCATATGCGTTAGAGATTATTGATCGGGCTGGTATGTCATCCTGCAAGTCGGTTGCTACTCTAGTGGACAAAAATCTAAATTTAGTGCTTCTTCAA GGTACTCCCTCGTTTGGTCTCAGTTTGGGCACCTTCAGTGATCTCTCTTTACGCGCATACGCTGATGCTGATTGGGCTGGTTGCCCTGATACTCGACGCTCTACTTCGGGTTATTGTGTTTATTTAGGTTCTAATTTATTATCTTGGTCATCTAAGCGTCAGGCTGTGGTATCCCGTTCTCGTGTGAAAGCAGAATACCGTGGTGTTGCTAATGTGGTCGCCGAATTGTGTTCGATTTGGAATTTATTATTGGAATTACGTCGCCCCCTTCGGAAGGCCAGTGTGGTTTATTGTGGCAATATTAGTGCAGTTTATTTATCTGGGAACCCGGTACATGTAACACCCTTCTAA
- the LOC110894390 gene encoding protein BIG GRAIN 1-like E, producing the protein MSASIMLSSQPKKPIHHRNGSGELDVFEAAGYFSSVTESFKDTHKNISGGSNSFSNNTQKYNMRPIRRMSLDMPNHRGNSSPLQARLIENPTMMGKEKKFKQPSSPGGKLAHFLNSLFNQTSSKKSKSKKKSTKDEDESPGGWKRKRRSSMSHLSSVNTTTTTTTAATVGTATIVSSDKSSFSTSGFRTPPPSHVTHTSTKITSYIDPISYAYLKPPPRQITKIPLTENLNKIETFNIKSDFPEKNMSFRNGVVEKVKILDEKQEEHHPFKYVSREDVKEFKKFNNDDDGADSDSSSDLFELTNCDLGYYSRGLPVYKATHMGSIKTQERCTNVELSV; encoded by the coding sequence ATGTCCGCGAGTATCATGCTTTCATCCCAACCCAAGAAGCCGATCCATCATAGGAACGGTTCAGGCGAGCTTGACGTGTTTGAAGCCGCTGGTTATTTCTCGAGTGTCACTGAAAGCTTCAAAGACACCCATAAAAACATAAGTGGTGGATCGAACTCTTTTAGTAACAATACACAAAAGTATAACATGAGGCCTATAAGAAGAATGAGCCTTGACATGCCAAACCATAGAGGTAATTCCTCTCCCTTACAAGCAAGGTTGATAGAGAATCCCACCATGATGGGCAAAGAGAAGAAGTTCAAGCAACCAAGCTCACCAGGAGGCAAATTGGCTCATTTCTTGAATTCTCTTTTCAACCAAACATCTTCAAAGAAGTCAAAGTCCAAGAAAAAGTCAACAAAGGATGAAGATGAGAGTCCTGGCGGCTGGAAAAGGAAGAGGAGGAGTAGCATGAGCCATCTGAGTAGTGtgaacaccaccaccaccaccaccaccgccgccaccgtcGGAACCGCCACCATTGTGAGCAGTGATAAATCTTCCTTTTCAACCTCAGGCTTTAGAACACCACCTCCTTCTCATGTAACACACACCTCCACAAAGATTACAAGCTACATAGACCCAATAAGCTATGCATATCTCAAGCCTCCTCCACGtcaaattacaaaaatacccctCACTGAAAACCTCAACAAGATTGAAACTTTCAACATAAAGAGTGATTTTCCTGAGAAAAACATGAGTTTTCGAAATGGGGTTGTGGAGAAAGTAAAGATTCTTGATGAAAAACAAGAAGAACATCATCCTTTTAAGTATGTTTCAAGAGAAGATGTCAAAGAATTCAAGAAGtttaataatgatgatgatggtgcAGACAGTGATTCAAGTTCTGATCTTTTTGAGTTAACAAATTGTGATTTGGGTTATTATTCAAGAGGTTTACCTGTTTATAAAGCCACCCATATGGGTAGCATCAAGACTCAAGAGAGGTGCACCAATGTCGAGCTAAGTGTGTGA